The Bosea vestrisii genome segment TGGCGATCGCGCGCGGTCTCGCCATGCGGCCGGAGATCATGCTGTTCGACGAGCCGACCTCGGCCCTCGACCCGGAGCTCGTCGGCGATGTTCTCGCCGTGATGAAGGATCTGGCCATCAGCGGCATGACCATGGTGGTGGTGACGCACGAGCTCGGCTTCGCCCGCGAAGTGGCCGACCGCATCGTCTTCATGGACCAGGGCGAGATCATCGAGGTCGGCCCCGCTCAGGAGGTCCTCTCCTCGCCAAGTCAGAAGCGGACCCAGAACTTCATTGCCGCGGTGCGCGCCTGAACTGCCGAAAGATCGTCAACGAAAACAAAGGAGTGGGATATGAAGTTCGCTATTATCGCTACGACCGCCTTGCTTGCCCTCAACGCCGCGGCCGCACAGGCTCAGGCTTTGCCCGAAAAGTTCAAGAAGGCCGGCAAGATCGTCATCGGCACGACGCCGAACTATCCGCCGGTGACGTTCAAGGATCCGGCGACCAACCAGCTCACCGGCTATGACATCGAGATCGGCAACGCCATCGGCGAGAAGCTCGGCATCAAGGTGGAATGGCAGGACACCAGCTTCGAGCAGATGATCAGCGCGGTCACGACCGACCGGATCGATCTGATCCTCGGCGGCATGAACGACCTCCCCGCCCGCCGCGAGACCATCGATTTCGTCGATTACATGAAGTCGGGCGTTCAGTACTTCGTCCAGCCCAAGCGTGCGGCCGAATTCAAGGAGGCGACCGACCTCTGCGGCAAGACGGTCGGCGCCAGCCGTCGTACGAACTTTCCCAAGGACATCGAGGCGTGGAGCGAGCAGTTCTGCGTCAAGGCCGGCAAACCCGCGATCAAGGTGGTCGGAACGGAAGGCTCCGCCGACGCGCGCGCGCAGCTCCGGCAGGGCCGCATCGATGCCGGCGCCCAGGGCAATGAGAGCCTACCCTACCTGATGAAGCTCGACCCCGACACCTACAAGCTCGTCGGCGCTCCCTTCGCCATCACCTATCAGGGCATCGGTGTGTCGAAGAAGAACAGCGAGCTGCGTGACGCCGTCGCGGGCGCGCTCAAGGCGCTGCTGACTGATGGGACCTATAAGAAGATCGTCGACAAATACGAGGTGCAGCCCAGCGCGATCACCGAGGTTTCCGTCAACGAAGTGCCGCTGAAGTA includes the following:
- a CDS encoding ABC transporter substrate-binding protein, with amino-acid sequence MKFAIIATTALLALNAAAAQAQALPEKFKKAGKIVIGTTPNYPPVTFKDPATNQLTGYDIEIGNAIGEKLGIKVEWQDTSFEQMISAVTTDRIDLILGGMNDLPARRETIDFVDYMKSGVQYFVQPKRAAEFKEATDLCGKTVGASRRTNFPKDIEAWSEQFCVKAGKPAIKVVGTEGSADARAQLRQGRIDAGAQGNESLPYLMKLDPDTYKLVGAPFAITYQGIGVSKKNSELRDAVAGALKALLTDGTYKKIVDKYEVQPSAITEVSVNEVPLK